The Thermoplasmata archaeon genomic sequence GAGAGGGCGGCGCTGAGTGCCTCGATCTGGGCGCGCAACTCCCGGAACTCCTTGCGGAGATCGTCCTCGGCCACGGCGGGCCCCATGCGGACGGGTCGGCTTATAGTGAACGTCCTGCACTCCTGTCCTCGATGAGAATGGGTCCGTCCGGATTTGAACCGGAGTCGCCAGCACCCCAAGCTGGTAGGATTTCTTGCGGGCGGGCAGACCGCAAGGCCCCGCGCCCGAACCAAGCTACCCCACGGACCCTTGAGGCCTCTCGAAGGTCTGCGGGACTAAAAACCCTTCTCCGTCCTCGTGCGTCTATCCGAACGGCAAGACTTCGTCGATCAGCTCCGCGTGGGACAGGATCATGCGGCGGCAGCAGTACCGTTTCAGCCCGAGCGTGTCGAGGACCGCTCCCGGCTCCTCTCCGCCGCGCGTCCGCTCGACGAACGGCTGGAAGGCGCTCCCGACGACCTTGCCGCACGTGAAACATCGGACGGGGATGATCATGGCCTCACCGGTACGACTTCTGCCGCTTCTTGCGGGCGCCGCGGCCGAGCGGATTCTTCGGCAGCTTCCGGCGTGTGTCCGGCACAATCAACGTGCGGTCGTACTCCCGGAACAGCGTCTCGAGGTCCCGGTCATTCAGGTATTGCACGAGGCCGCGGGCGATCGCCGTCCGGACCGCGTCCGCTTGGCCCATGACACCGCCGCCGTGCACGTTCACATTGATGTCGATCGAGTCGACCTTGCGGCCCGCAAGCTTGAGCGGCTCGAAGATCTTCAGCCGTCCGATCTCGAACGGGTACATCTCGACGGGCACGCCGTTGATCCGGACGATGCCGCGACCTTTCGTGAGCGTCG encodes the following:
- a CDS encoding 30S ribosomal protein S9; translation: MKAIVASGKRKTAVARATLTKGRGIVRINGVPVEMYPFEIGRLKIFEPLKLAGRKVDSIDINVNVHGGGVMGQADAVRTAIARGLVQYLNDRDLETLFREYDRTLIVPDTRRKLPKNPLGRGARKKRQKSYR
- a CDS encoding DNA-directed RNA polymerase subunit N codes for the protein MIIPVRCFTCGKVVGSAFQPFVERTRGGEEPGAVLDTLGLKRYCCRRMILSHAELIDEVLPFG